One Alphaproteobacteria bacterium DNA window includes the following coding sequences:
- a CDS encoding cold-shock protein, translating into MSKTGTVKWFNPEKGYGFITLDDGAPDAFVHMSEVEKAGLSTLSENQKVEFELQENKGKMAAVNIKVL; encoded by the coding sequence ATGTCAAAAACAGGAACAGTAAAGTGGTTTAACCCAGAAAAAGGGTATGGATTTATAACATTAGATGATGGTGCGCCAGATGCTTTCGTTCACATGAGCGAAGTTGAAAAAGCAGGTCTATCCACTCTTTCTGAAAACCAAAAGGTTGAGTTTGAGCTACAAGAAAACAAAGGCAAAATGGCCGCGGTTAACATTAAAGTTCTCTAA
- a CDS encoding DedA family protein — MEYLIDFIKDWGYIAVFLGSLVEGESVILVACFMAHLGYLSLTKIMIIAFCGTLFADQALYYVGRYYGQAIIQKFHRLHAPANRAFKLLHSWDIWFILSFRFIWGIRTISPIVIGSSGISPQRYTPLNILAAVIWTLISCIGGYMLSGVIEDIGLHVIKRYFGYFTIGIIILVVGFIALKRWMKSRLETLGDEGPFHD, encoded by the coding sequence ATGGAATATTTGATCGATTTTATTAAAGATTGGGGCTATATAGCTGTTTTTTTAGGATCCTTAGTAGAAGGTGAATCCGTAATTCTTGTAGCCTGCTTTATGGCCCACTTGGGATATTTGTCCTTAACAAAGATCATGATCATTGCTTTTTGTGGCACCTTATTTGCAGATCAGGCCCTGTATTACGTTGGAAGATATTATGGCCAAGCCATTATCCAAAAATTTCACCGTCTTCACGCACCAGCTAATCGGGCTTTTAAACTTCTTCATAGTTGGGATATTTGGTTTATATTAAGTTTTCGCTTCATTTGGGGAATTCGCACAATAAGCCCTATTGTTATTGGCTCAAGTGGTATTTCTCCTCAAAGATACACCCCTTTAAATATACTTGCTGCCGTTATATGGACGTTAATTAGCTGTATCGGCGGTTACATGCTTAGTGGCGTTATTGAAGACATAGGGCTCCATGTTATTAAGCGATATTTTGGGTATTTTACCATTGGGATTATCATCCTTGTTGTCGGGTTTATTGCTTTAAAACGTTGGATGAAAAGCCGGCTTGAAACTCTTGGAGATGAAGGCCCTTTTCACGACTAA
- the rpiB gene encoding ribose 5-phosphate isomerase B: MPNRVIAFGSDHAGFTLKNDLKETAKSFGHYVIDLGTHSADSVDYPDYANKVVEALKGEQAALGVIICGTGIGMCMAANRHKGIRAAVCHTELEARLAREHNNANILCLGGRILGTDQAKACLAAFLSAHFIGGHHTARVTKLG; encoded by the coding sequence ATGCCAAACCGAGTTATAGCATTTGGGTCAGATCATGCCGGATTTACATTAAAAAATGATCTTAAGGAAACTGCCAAGTCTTTTGGACATTATGTGATTGATTTAGGAACACATTCGGCAGATTCTGTTGACTACCCAGATTATGCAAACAAAGTTGTGGAGGCCCTGAAGGGAGAGCAAGCCGCTCTTGGCGTTATCATTTGCGGTACAGGTATTGGAATGTGCATGGCCGCCAACCGACATAAGGGTATACGCGCTGCTGTTTGTCATACAGAGTTGGAAGCCCGCCTGGCAAGAGAACATAACAATGCCAATATTTTATGCCTAGGCGGACGGATCCTTGGCACCGATCAAGCAAAAGCCTGTCTTGCTGCTTTCTTGAGCGCTCATTTTATTGGTGGCCACCATACAGCTCGTGTAACAAAATTGGGCTAA
- the ubiA gene encoding 4-hydroxybenzoate polyprenyltransferase, translating into MPRRTDPWHRSSKSLSCCFLERSFYWWPPYSSCNKIGLIKVNVYLRLSRLHRPVGILLLMLPCWWGVALASPQKINIKLLVLFALGATFMRSAGCTFNDLIDRNIDIHVNRTKLRPLANKEISPGYAFLFFILQCLGGLIILGCLPQRCWPLGLIGLVLLAIYPFMKRVTHWPQLVLGFAFNLGIIFGVVAVLPYGAIQWFPVLCLYGAGIFWTLGYDTIYALQDKTDDLKIGVKSTAIYFGDTIKIALSLIYSLVFVSLALVGYWENANDIFYSLLGISFFTTLVMLYRMNPHNEENCQKAFNANSYLGLLIWIALLTL; encoded by the coding sequence ATGCCTAGGCGGACGGATCCTTGGCACCGATCAAGCAAAAGCCTGTCTTGCTGCTTTCTTGAGCGCTCATTTTATTGGTGGCCACCATACAGCTCGTGTAACAAAATTGGGCTAATAAAAGTGAACGTCTACCTCAGGCTAAGCCGACTTCACCGACCCGTTGGAATTCTTCTCTTAATGCTCCCCTGCTGGTGGGGTGTTGCTCTTGCTAGTCCCCAAAAAATTAATATTAAACTTCTTGTGCTTTTTGCTTTGGGAGCAACATTCATGCGCAGTGCGGGCTGCACATTTAATGACCTCATTGATCGCAACATTGATATCCATGTGAACCGCACAAAACTCCGTCCTCTTGCAAACAAAGAGATATCCCCAGGGTATGCCTTCCTCTTTTTCATCCTCCAATGTTTGGGAGGGCTTATTATATTGGGATGCTTACCGCAGCGATGTTGGCCTCTTGGTTTAATTGGCCTTGTTCTGCTTGCTATTTATCCTTTTATGAAACGCGTCACCCATTGGCCGCAATTGGTATTGGGATTTGCTTTTAATTTGGGGATTATCTTTGGCGTTGTTGCCGTTTTACCCTATGGGGCCATTCAATGGTTCCCCGTTCTCTGTCTCTATGGCGCCGGAATATTTTGGACTCTAGGATATGACACGATCTATGCCCTGCAAGACAAAACCGACGACCTTAAAATTGGTGTCAAATCCACCGCCATTTACTTCGGAGACACTATAAAAATTGCGTTATCCCTTATTTATAGCCTCGTATTTGTCAGCTTAGCGTTGGTGGGTTACTGGGAAAATGCAAACGATATTTTTTACAGTCTTCTTGGAATCAGTTTCTTCACAACGCTCGTCATGCTGTACCGCATGAATCCCCATAATGAAGAAAATTGCCAAAAGGCTTTTAATGCCAATTCCTATTTGGGATTGTTAATTTGGATTGCCTTACTCACTTTGTAA
- a CDS encoding energy transducer TonB, with amino-acid sequence MLEGGSYVMKEYYWPALGSAFLTHSLVISAFAFNFPYMGKGQPQSLQNNFCVEMVFCNAQPKDHLSAIIPEKIHKLASSQGSSSGENKLKTQAQERIYDNPPRGKSSAKKGNEDKQFLKTVAVSTKGLDTSHNAISFFQPPPIYPREARLRKIQGIVMIQVHLSQEGAVSDARTIPPLVDPILENAALNAIRQWKFMPGVKTLEVPIEFKLEA; translated from the coding sequence ATGTTAGAGGGAGGATCCTATGTTATGAAAGAATATTATTGGCCAGCTTTAGGGAGTGCATTTCTAACACATAGCTTAGTCATCTCTGCCTTTGCTTTTAATTTCCCGTATATGGGTAAGGGGCAACCTCAAAGTTTGCAGAATAATTTTTGTGTGGAAATGGTATTTTGTAACGCCCAACCGAAGGATCATTTATCAGCAATCATTCCTGAAAAAATACACAAGTTAGCCTCTTCGCAAGGTTCATCCTCAGGAGAAAATAAACTCAAAACCCAAGCCCAAGAGAGAATATACGATAATCCACCTAGAGGAAAATCTTCCGCTAAAAAGGGTAATGAAGATAAGCAATTTTTGAAGACAGTAGCCGTCTCAACGAAGGGATTAGACACTAGCCATAACGCTATATCCTTCTTTCAGCCTCCTCCTATTTACCCTCGAGAGGCAAGGCTTAGAAAAATTCAAGGCATTGTTATGATTCAGGTCCATTTATCTCAAGAGGGTGCTGTATCTGACGCCAGGACAATTCCTCCGCTAGTAGATCCTATTTTAGAAAATGCGGCCCTAAACGCGATTCGCCAATGGAAGTTCATGCCTGGTGTCAAAACTTTGGAGGTGCCTATTGAATTTAAATTGGAAGCCTAA
- a CDS encoding TonB-dependent receptor, whose amino-acid sequence MYVNIFVPRVLSTLPFLAYATSVFASQLPFQLPKIVVRATPLSEPNPLDSADTTRIPAKDLEQQQSVTISDALRRVPGVYVNQHGGIGQEARISIRGAGDGNTTVIMNGMTINDSGSFDNALNVSRWMASDLCEIEVIRGPKSSLYGPGGMGGVVLLETKKGQGAHKTLANTEAGSFKTYTQNVGFQGQKNRIDYYVNGSRVQSMGTRTTPSRYLTRIREKADNPLHQEAFTARLGATSDSAHISWVSRYLTRRLGFRQPPTDTYPYRQNFSESFNRLQGHFETLAGRWQHDFGLGHYQNNLINTRPTSSQTTRNGSQTQIDWRQNFEITNSLQLQVATDFAREKLYWYKLPILNRDFQTSHGGIGGTLSYRMYENLMLTGSSRIDKYQGISSKPTFRFGMQYRVKEITIKGGIGTAFKAPTLQQRFYKDPFFSGNPNLKPERSLGWDGGIERSFFQNTLSLGVTIFQNRIRDLITAASGGVMLINMDKARTQGVETSMRIHPTSQWSAQLSHTYTETWDERTRLGLIGNPLNKITFSVTGHVTSNWQLSGNVLYISSRDTFDAAIFKRVHTRSYTIVGLQTAYQLTDQVQFYGRAENLFNRYYESPRSFQQPGMGVYVGLRAQC is encoded by the coding sequence ATGTATGTCAATATTTTTGTGCCCAGGGTTTTATCTACATTACCCTTCTTGGCTTATGCTACAAGTGTTTTTGCAAGTCAGTTGCCTTTTCAACTTCCAAAAATTGTCGTACGAGCGACGCCTTTATCCGAACCCAATCCTCTTGATAGTGCCGACACGACACGTATTCCAGCGAAAGATCTGGAGCAGCAGCAATCGGTAACTATTTCGGATGCTTTACGTAGAGTGCCTGGAGTTTATGTCAACCAGCATGGTGGTATTGGCCAAGAAGCGAGAATTTCTATCCGAGGAGCGGGAGATGGCAATACAACTGTCATCATGAATGGTATGACTATCAATGATAGTGGTTCTTTTGATAATGCGTTGAACGTATCAAGATGGATGGCAAGTGATCTCTGTGAGATTGAAGTGATTCGAGGGCCTAAGAGTTCCTTATATGGACCTGGGGGTATGGGAGGTGTTGTTCTTCTTGAAACCAAAAAAGGTCAAGGTGCCCATAAAACCTTAGCCAATACTGAGGCGGGTTCCTTTAAAACGTATACTCAAAATGTTGGATTCCAAGGTCAAAAGAATAGGATAGACTATTATGTAAATGGTTCGCGTGTTCAATCAATGGGTACAAGAACAACACCATCAAGGTATCTTACAAGAATTAGGGAAAAAGCTGATAATCCTTTACATCAGGAGGCCTTCACTGCTCGTCTCGGTGCGACGTCAGATTCAGCGCATATTTCCTGGGTAAGTCGATATTTAACCCGCCGCCTTGGCTTTCGCCAACCGCCAACGGATACATACCCTTATCGACAGAACTTTTCGGAATCTTTTAATCGTCTTCAAGGGCATTTTGAGACATTAGCAGGTCGATGGCAGCATGATTTTGGTCTTGGACATTATCAAAATAATCTTATCAACACGCGTCCAACGTCAAGTCAGACAACGCGAAATGGTTCTCAAACCCAAATTGATTGGCGCCAAAATTTTGAGATAACAAATTCTTTACAACTTCAAGTTGCAACAGATTTTGCTCGGGAAAAATTGTATTGGTATAAGCTACCCATCCTGAATAGAGATTTTCAAACTTCCCATGGAGGAATTGGGGGCACGCTTTCTTATAGAATGTATGAAAATTTAATGCTGACTGGGTCTTCCCGCATTGACAAGTATCAAGGAATTTCATCAAAACCAACTTTTCGATTTGGAATGCAATACAGAGTTAAAGAAATTACTATAAAAGGAGGAATCGGAACGGCCTTTAAAGCACCAACCCTGCAGCAGAGATTTTATAAAGATCCCTTTTTTTCCGGCAATCCCAATCTTAAACCTGAACGAAGTTTAGGTTGGGATGGGGGTATAGAGCGTTCTTTCTTTCAAAATACACTGAGTTTGGGCGTGACAATATTTCAGAATCGGATCCGGGATTTAATTACGGCAGCGTCTGGTGGGGTGATGTTGATTAATATGGATAAAGCTCGGACTCAAGGGGTTGAAACAAGTATGCGCATTCACCCAACATCGCAATGGAGTGCACAACTTTCCCATACCTATACGGAAACCTGGGATGAAAGAACAAGACTGGGATTGATTGGAAATCCGCTCAATAAAATTACTTTTTCTGTGACCGGACACGTGACTTCTAATTGGCAACTGAGCGGAAATGTTCTTTATATTAGTTCTCGAGATACGTTTGATGCGGCCATCTTTAAAAGAGTGCACACGCGCAGTTATACGATCGTGGGTCTACAAACTGCCTATCAATTAACGGATCAAGTGCAATTTTATGGGCGTGCAGAAAATCTCTTTAATCGTTACTATGAAAGTCCACGAAGTTTTCAGCAACCAGGCATGGGCGTTTATGTAGGGCTTCGCGCACAATGTTAG
- a CDS encoding ABC transporter ATP-binding protein yields the protein MNTVISLAYKSSKSHKLGRRIFHEHIRPYGRYFVIAVVLMILAALSTSALPYFLQPVFDEVFANGTPRVLLFVCGGIFLAFVVKGASSFGESVIMTYVGQRIISDLQNRLFSHLMRLDLAFFHGTSSGDILSRFTNDVNLMRNAVATTLVGIGKDSFTLIFLVSLMFYRDLALACITLFIFPLAILPILHIGRRMRKVANTTQEELANFTGRLTQIFQGIRVIKAYRAEEYEANRAHMMIERIFALVYKTARVRSASHPIIEGLGGVAIVIVIAYGGWQVMHHARTTGEFMSFILALLLVYEPMKRLSNMNANIQEGLAAAARVFTILDTPAIIQDNPHAKPLPPITGNIEFQNVRFAYPDGKIALDGINLTIQKSQSIALVGASGAGKSTIINLIPRFYDIQEGSILIDGIDLRDVTLSSLRQQIALVSQEIMLFDTTIRDNIAYGSFTATDNDIMEAAKAAAAHEFISALPNGYETMIGENGVKLSGGQRQRIAIARAMLKNAPILLLDEATSALDTDSERQVQAALKILMKGRTTLMIAHRLSTVVEANKIYVLQDGKIVESGNHQTLLENKGIYSGLWQAQSTRPTNEAA from the coding sequence ATGAATACTGTTATTTCGCTTGCCTATAAAAGCTCCAAAAGCCATAAATTGGGGAGACGTATTTTTCATGAACATATTCGCCCCTACGGGCGGTATTTTGTGATCGCTGTCGTCTTGATGATTCTAGCTGCCCTGTCAACTTCCGCATTGCCGTATTTTCTTCAACCTGTTTTTGATGAAGTTTTTGCAAATGGCACACCTCGGGTACTGCTGTTTGTTTGTGGAGGAATCTTTTTGGCCTTCGTTGTAAAGGGCGCCAGCTCCTTTGGAGAGTCTGTAATCATGACTTACGTGGGGCAACGGATCATCTCTGACTTGCAAAATCGCCTTTTTAGCCATTTAATGCGCCTCGATTTAGCTTTTTTTCATGGAACATCTTCTGGAGACATATTGTCCCGATTCACAAACGATGTGAATTTAATGCGCAATGCCGTTGCCACCACCTTGGTTGGAATAGGTAAAGATTCATTTACCCTGATTTTCTTGGTATCTTTGATGTTTTACAGAGATTTAGCGTTGGCATGCATTACTCTGTTCATCTTCCCCCTTGCCATTTTACCCATCCTTCACATTGGTCGCCGCATGCGTAAAGTGGCGAATACTACGCAAGAAGAGCTCGCAAACTTTACGGGACGTTTAACACAAATTTTTCAAGGCATCCGAGTCATTAAAGCATATCGTGCAGAAGAATATGAGGCCAATAGAGCTCACATGATGATTGAACGTATCTTTGCCCTGGTCTATAAAACGGCCCGCGTTCGCTCAGCTTCTCATCCCATTATCGAGGGTCTTGGCGGAGTAGCCATTGTTATTGTTATTGCCTATGGCGGATGGCAAGTTATGCATCATGCCCGCACTACGGGCGAATTTATGTCGTTTATTCTTGCCTTATTGCTCGTTTATGAGCCCATGAAACGCCTCAGCAATATGAATGCCAATATCCAAGAAGGTTTAGCAGCGGCAGCTCGTGTTTTTACCATTTTAGATACTCCAGCCATTATTCAAGATAATCCGCATGCCAAACCTTTACCGCCTATTACAGGAAATATAGAGTTTCAGAATGTCCGTTTTGCTTATCCTGACGGAAAAATTGCATTAGATGGTATTAATCTAACAATACAAAAATCCCAATCTATTGCGCTTGTAGGAGCCAGTGGAGCTGGCAAATCCACCATCATCAATTTGATTCCTCGATTTTATGATATTCAAGAAGGATCTATTCTCATTGATGGAATTGATCTGAGAGATGTCACGCTCAGTTCATTACGTCAACAAATAGCCTTGGTCAGTCAAGAAATTATGCTCTTCGATACGACTATTCGTGACAATATTGCTTATGGATCCTTCACCGCGACAGATAATGACATTATGGAAGCCGCTAAAGCAGCAGCAGCTCATGAGTTTATTTCCGCTTTGCCGAATGGATACGAGACAATGATCGGAGAAAATGGGGTAAAACTTTCCGGAGGACAACGTCAAAGAATTGCGATTGCGCGCGCTATGTTGAAAAACGCACCCATTCTTTTATTAGACGAAGCCACATCTGCACTAGATACAGATTCTGAACGACAAGTTCAAGCGGCTCTCAAAATTCTTATGAAAGGGCGTACTACATTGATGATTGCCCATCGACTTTCCACCGTTGTCGAAGCAAATAAAATTTATGTTTTGCAAGATGGGAAAATCGTTGAAAGTGGGAATCATCAAACACTACTTGAAAATAAGGGAATTTATTCTGGCCTATGGCAGGCTCAATCGACACGCCCCACGAATGAAGCCGCATAA
- the dapE gene encoding succinyl-diaminopimelate desuccinylase: protein MIADPILITQKLLQCPSVTPLEVGTLDLIANFLSIRGFSIERLDSRDVSNLYARLGTSSPHFCFVGHTDVVPSGDVARWSVDPFKGEIRDGKLYGRGTVDMKGGIGAFMAAVDAYLLKTPKFDGSLSLLLTTDEEGPAVDGVRYVVEQFKLRGEKIDACLVGEPTNIAKVGDTVKVGRRGSLNATITIQGKAGHAAYPHLAKNPILPLLEYLQDLLSRPLDDGIKHFDPSNLAVTSIDVGNPTTNVIPFEATAKFNIRFNPTHTLESLQHYLHKTAERHNLSAMGFTYTLDIQGSGNAFLCEDKALQNLISQAISTATGLTPTLSTSGGTSDARFMKDICPVIEFGLVNTTAHQVDEHISVEEIHRLTRAYQEILERYFN from the coding sequence ATGATAGCCGATCCAATTTTGATAACCCAAAAGTTGCTACAATGTCCAAGTGTTACGCCTTTAGAAGTTGGAACACTTGACCTCATTGCTAATTTTTTAAGTATACGTGGTTTTTCCATAGAGCGTTTAGATTCTAGAGACGTGAGTAATCTTTATGCCCGCTTAGGCACATCCTCTCCGCATTTTTGTTTTGTGGGGCATACAGACGTCGTTCCCTCAGGGGATGTCGCCCGTTGGTCTGTTGATCCCTTTAAAGGGGAGATTAGAGACGGCAAGTTATATGGTCGAGGAACCGTTGATATGAAAGGAGGCATAGGCGCCTTTATGGCGGCGGTTGATGCTTATCTTTTAAAAACTCCTAAATTTGACGGCTCTTTAAGTCTTCTTTTAACGACAGATGAAGAAGGGCCGGCTGTAGATGGGGTCCGTTATGTGGTTGAGCAATTTAAACTTCGGGGTGAAAAAATAGATGCTTGTCTTGTGGGAGAGCCGACAAATATTGCAAAGGTAGGGGATACAGTTAAAGTTGGACGGCGCGGGAGCCTCAATGCAACTATAACTATACAAGGAAAAGCTGGCCATGCAGCCTATCCACATCTGGCAAAAAATCCCATTCTTCCCCTTCTCGAATATTTACAAGATCTTTTGTCGCGTCCCTTGGATGACGGAATAAAACACTTTGACCCCTCTAATCTTGCCGTGACTTCCATTGATGTGGGTAATCCGACTACAAATGTAATTCCTTTCGAAGCAACCGCAAAATTTAATATTCGATTTAACCCAACGCATACGCTGGAATCTTTACAACACTATCTGCACAAGACAGCCGAAAGGCATAATTTGTCGGCAATGGGATTTACTTATACTCTTGATATTCAAGGAAGTGGCAATGCTTTTTTGTGCGAAGACAAGGCTCTGCAGAACTTGATATCTCAAGCTATTTCAACGGCTACAGGATTGACGCCAACACTCAGTACAAGTGGAGGGACTTCTGACGCTCGATTTATGAAGGATATTTGCCCTGTTATTGAATTTGGTCTTGTCAATACGACAGCTCATCAAGTTGATGAGCATATTTCTGTAGAAGAAATTCATCGTTTGACACGAGCTTATCAAGAAATTCTGGAACGATATTTTAATTAA